The DNA region GTCCGGCGCCGACCGAGCCGTTCCCGCGGACTGAGAACCGGGCCCCGCCGCACTCGAGGACCGGGCCCCGCGAACCGGACACGACCCAGCCACCCCACCGCCACCGTCGGCGCTCCCGGCGGGCTTCGAGAGGAGAGCCGCGCGTGCCAGGCATCCAGGAAACCCAGCTGTACTGCCTCGCCGACCGTACGTACTTCGACACCCCGGCCCGGCTGCCCGACGAGGAGTCCCGGTACCGGCTCGGCACCGACCCGCCTCCGGCGGGCTGGCGCCGCGAGGCCGTGGGCCTGTGGACGTCCCTGGTGCCCGAGCACACCGCGCCGGCCGAGCAGGGCTGGAAGATCCATGTGTCCACCGTCCCCGGCGAGGCCGAGGCCACCCTGCGGGACACCGCCCGCATCTGCCTGCGCCACGGGGTGCCATTCAAGTTCCTGCGCAGCGAGCAGGCGCTGTCGCTGATGGCGGGCAAGTACGTGAACCGCAGCGGCGCGGGCAAGTTCATCGCGGTCTACCCGCCCGACGAGGCCGTGTTCCTGACGCTGGCCGACGAACTGTCCCGGGCCCTGGCCGGGCGCAGCGGCCCCTACGTCCTCAGCGACCTGCGGATCGGCGACGCCCCGGTGTACACGCGCTACGGCGCCTTCGTCCCCCGCTGGTGCGACGACGCCGGCGGCCGCCGGGTCCTGGCCCTGCGGAACCCCGACGGCGAGCTGGTCCCCGACGAACGCGGTGTGGTCTTCCGGACGCCCGCGTGGGTCGAAGTGCCCGCCGCCCTGCGGCCGCACCTCGCGGCGCGCGCCGCCGCCCGCGACGACAGCTTCCCCTACACCGTCACCGAGGCCCTCCAGTTCTCCAACGCCGGCGGTATCTACCTGGCCGTGGACCGGGAGACGGGCCGGCGCCTGGTGCTGCGGGAGGCGCGCCCGCACTGCGGCCTCGACGGCGTGGGCGACGACGCCGTCACCCGCCTGCACCGCGAGCACCGGGCCCTGACGGCGCTGGCCGGGCTGGACTGCGTCCCGGAGGTGTACGGGGTACGGACCGTCTGGGAGCACCACTTCCTGATCGAGGAGCACATCGAGGGGAACACGCTGCTGGAGGAGATCACGGCCCGTTTCGCCCTCGTACGCGGAGCGGAGTCGGCCGACGACCTCGCTCCCTACGTCGCATGGGCCGACGCGACGGCGGGCGAGCTCTCCCGGGCGCTGGAGGCGATCCACGCGCGGGGTCTGCGCTTCGGCGACCTGCACCCCTCCAACATCATCGTCCGGCCCGACGGGCGTATCGCCCTCGTCGACTTCGAGTACGCCACCGCGCTCGACGACGAGGTCACCCCGCTGGCCGGCGCCCCGGGCCTCCAGGCGCCCCCCGGCACCCCGGGGGCGGAGGCCGACGCGTACGCACTCTGGGCGACCTGGCTCGCCATGCTGATGCCGGTCATGGAGATGGCCGGACTCGAGAGGGCGAAGGCCCTCACCCTGGAAAGCTGGGCCCGCCGCCGGTACGGCCTGCCGGCCGGGGCGGGCCCGCGCCGGCCAGGACTGCTGCGCGGCCTGGACGCCTCACGACGCCGCGAGGCCGAGGTGGCCGCCCTGTTCGAAGGGCCCGAGGTGGACTGGGCGGGGATCCGCACCCGCCTGCTGGCCGGGATCCACGCCGGGGCCACACCCGGACGGGCGGACCGTCTCTTCCCGGGTGGCCCGGATCTCTTCGCCACCGGCGGGACCGATCTCGCGAACGGCGCCGCCGGTGTCCTGTACGCCCTGCACCGGGTGGGCGCCCCCGTCCCCGAGGAGTGGACCGACTGGCTCGCGGCCGCGGCGCTCCGCAGGGACCCCGCCGGGGCGGGCGGGCTCTTCGACGGGCTGCCGGGCACGGCCCTGGTGCTCTCGCTCCTGGGACGCGGGGACCAGGGGCGCGAGTTGTGGGACCGTGCGATGTCCGCCGCGTCGCCGACGGCATCGGCGGATCTGTTCACCGGGCGCGCGGGCATCGCGCTCGCCGCTCTGCGCATGGCCCGTGCCGGCGGGACGGCCCCCGACACCCGGCTGGTCGAGACGGCCCTGCGCACCGCCCGGGACCTGGACCGGCTGGTGCGGGGCGAACATGTGGACGGCCTGCGCCTCCCGGAGTCGGCGGGACTGCTGCGCGGGCTGAGCGGAGCCGCCCTGCTCCACCTGGAACTGCACACGCTGACCGGCGAGGCGTGGCTGCGCCCGGCGGCACGCGCCGCCTTGGAGCGCGAGGCCGGGCACATCGTCGCCATGCCTGACGGCACGCTCCAGGTACGGGACGGCCGGCGCCATCTGCTCTACCTGAGCCAGGGCAGTGCGGGCGCCGCGCTGGTGGCGCAGGCGTACACGGCACGGCACGAGGACCCCGTACTGAGCGCCCTGATACCGGGCGTGCGCAAGGGCTGCGTCATGGAGTTCGTGCGCGAACCGGGGCTGTTCACGGGGCGGACGGGGCTCGTCGCCACCGCTGGCCAGCTCGGTCCGGGGTCCCGGACCGGAGCCGGTGTCCTGGCCTCCGTACGCAATCTGGCCTGGCACCTGGTCGCCGACGAGGACCGGCTGCTCGTCCCGGGCGCGACCCTGCGGCGCTTCTCCGCCGACCTCGGCACGGGGGCGGCCGGTGTCCTCCTCGGCCTGCACTTCCTGTCGGGCGGAGAGGGCGGGGCCGGGGCCGGGAAGGATCCTGCCGGTCTGCTGGAACTGCTCACCCTCGGCCGAGGAGTTCCAGGGCCGTCCGCCGGGGCGCCGCGGGGGTAGCGACGTCCTCGCCGGGGCCCGCGCTCTCGCGGGCGTACAGGCCGAGCAGGCGTGGCACCTCGTACAGCGCCGCGTGTGCGGTGACCTCACCGGGGGGAGAGGTCACCGCACCGGTGTCGATGAGCGCCTCGACGGCGCGGATGGCCGCCCGTTCGTCCAGGCCCAGTGCCGCCATCGCCCGCTCCAGGGTGAAACCGCCGTCCCGTGTGTGATCGGCGAGCCGCGTCAGCGCCGCGCGGTTGCGGGCGCTCAGGTCCTGCCAGCCCGCCGCGATCCGCGACCGGACGGACACGTCCCCGGCGACCAGTTCGTCCAGGGCCGTCCACGGGTCCTCGATCCGGGCCGCGTACTCCGCCAGCGGCAGGTGCCGCAGCACCGCCAGCCGCATGCCGCCCACCACGACCGCCAGGGGCAGCGCCCCGCAGGCCCGGACGATGCGCAGCGCCGCGGCGGGATCCGTCCGCAGGCGGTCCACACCGATCAGCTTCCCCAGCAGCTCCGACGACTCCGCCTCCTCGGGCGGGGACAGGGCGATCCGGTGCACGGGTGCCAGGCCGGCCAGTTGCCCGCGCGCGGTCAGGATGACCGAGCACCGCCCCGACCGGGGCAGCAGCCCACGCACCGACGCCTCGTCGACCACGTCGTCCAGCACGAGCAGTGCCCGGTGCCGGGACAGCCAGTCCTGCCACGCGGTCTCGGCCTCCGCCGCGTCGGGCCGGCCCGAGGTCTCCACGCCGCACAGCCGTAGCAGTTCGTCCAGCATGCCGGTGCGACCGCGTGCGGTGCCGTCCTGCCGCCGGACCCGCACGTGCACGCGCCCGTCGGGGAAACCGTCCGTGAGCAGGTGCGCCGCCCGGACGGCCAGCGCCGACTTGCCCACCCCGGCGGGGCCGGTGACGACGAGCACGCCGCCGTCCGGGGCGCCCGCCACCGGGAGCAGCCGCGCCAGTTCGTCCTCACGGCCGGTGAAGTCCCGGATGTCCGCGGGCAACGACACGTCGCGCGAGGCCTTGCGCGGGGCGGCGGGCCTGACGGGGGTTCCCCGCCCGAGTATCCGTCCGTAGAGGGCGGCCAGAGCCGGGCTGGGCTCCAACCCCAGCTCCCTGGAGAGAAGCTGCCGGTAGTCGTCGTACACCTCCAGCGCCTCCGCCTGCCGGCCGGACTGGTGCAGGGAGTTCATCCAGGCCGCGCGGAGCCGTTCCCTCAGCGGGTGCCGCTCCACCAGGTCCCGCAGGCCGTCCACCGCGACGGCCGCCCTGCCCGTCTCGGTCTCGGCCTCCGCCCAGTCCTCGTAGACCGTGAGGCACCGGGCCTCCAGCCTCTCGGCCTCCTCCGCGACCACGGCGGAGTCCCGGAGGTCGTGCAGTGGGGGCCGCTCCCCCCAGAGGTCCAGCGCCTCCCGCAGGAGCCGTGCCGCGGTGCGCAGATCCCCCCGCTCCCCGGCCGCCCGGCCCGCCCGGGCCAGCGCCCGGAAGCGCAGGGTGTCCAGCTCACCCTCCTCGATCCGCAGCCGGTAGCCGCCGCAGCCGTGCACCACCCGGTCCCGGTCGCCTCCGTCCACGGCCGCGAAGAGCGTCCGGGCGGCACTGACGTAGACCTGGAGGTTCTTGCGCGCGGTCCGGGGCGGCGCCTCGGGCCACACCACGTCGGTCAGTACGTCGACCGGTACCGGGGTGTTGGGGCGGGACAGCAGGGTGGCCAGGACCAGCCGCTGCTTGCGCGGGCCGAGCGGCAGCGGTCTGCCGTCGACCGCGGCCGTCAGTGGTCCCAGCAGCGAGAAGTACACGGCGCCGACGGGACCGGGGCGAGCGGGGGGACGGGTCATCAGCGGACCTCCTGGTCGGGGGAGGGGCGACAAGCTGCCGTACACCGGCCGATCCTGCCGCGACACGGAACGGCGCACATCGGTACCCGTCCCGCATCTTCCGGGGCGCGCCCCGGCCCCCTGCCGCCCCCGGCCCCCATATTGCGCGGGGTTCCCCCCATCCCGGCGGTCCGCTCCCCCAGGGCGACCGTGCGGGCACGGCCCGCACCGGCAGGGGCCTGGCCTCAGGGCCGGTCGACGACGCACTCCGCGGCGAACTCGCACAGGGCCGTACGGTTGGCCCGGCCCGTCTTGCTGAGCAGACTGGCCAGGTGCTTCTCCACCGTGCGGGGTGAGATGGACAGCCGCTGGGCTATCTGCTGGTTTCCCGGCCGGTCCGCCAGCAGCACGAACACCTCGTACTCGCGCGGAGTCACCCCGTTGGTCCGCAGCGGCGGCGGGATCCGGTCCCGGCCGCCGCGGTGCTGGGTCACGCTCACCCCGGCCTGCCGCAGGGCCGCCCGGCACGCAGCCGCCGGCGGCTGCACCCCGGCCTCGTAGAAGTACTCCTCCGCGGTGCGCAGCCAGAGGACCGGCTCGCCCCACCCGTCGGCGAGCGCCGCGTCCGCGACCAGGCGCAGACCGAGGTGGCGGGCCACCGGAAAGGCCGCGGACCGGGCGTGGAAGGCGGCCATCCGCCGTGCGGCGCCTGCCCGGTCGCCCTCCCGGCCGAGCAGCACCGCCTCGGCCAGTTCGAGGAACTGGCGGTTCCATGCCAGGGCGGCACCGGGCGCGCCGGCCACTTCCTCGTACTCGCCGCGCGCCCCCTCACCCGCCAGCACCCGCAGCAGCGGCCGCAGCCCGTAGCGGCCGCTCAGGTAGTAGTAGCTCGGGTGGTCGCGCTCCCAGGCCAGCACGGCGTCGAGGTCGGCGAGCGCCCGGGGGCGGTCCTCCTCCAGGAGCGCGCCGATGGCCCCGCAGAAACCCAGCCGCAGGGGCACCAGGGCGGACTGTTCCCCTCCCGCCCTGCGGAAGGCGGCAAGCGCACGGTCCGTCTCCCGCCGCCGGCCGCGGTGCGCCGCCGCCGCCGCCCCGGCCAGCAGCAGGTACCGGTGGGCGCCGTGGTTGCCGATCCTGGCGCTGGCCTCCACCGACCGTCCGGTGATCTCCTCCGCCTCGTCCCACCGGGCGCACATCACCGCGTTCATCGCGAGCAGTCCGTCGACCGTCTGCGCCAGCAGCAGCGAACCCAGCTCCGCGGCCGCCGCCCGCGCCGAGTGCAGACGGCTCGCGTCGCCGGTCCGCATGAAACCGTTCACCCCCAGCCGCACCAGGGCCTCGACCCGCCACAGCGGCAGGGAGTGCTCGGTGGACAGGGCGAGCATCCGCTCCAGACAGGCGTCGGCCGCGTCGAAACCCCTCTCCCGGGAGAGCAGCGCCAGCAACTGCCAGGCCTGGCAGGCCACGACCGGCAGTCCCTCCGCCTCCGCGGTCTCCGCGGCCTCGCGGGCGGCCTGTTCCACCGCTTCCGGCTCCCGCCGGTCCTCGCCGGGGAGCAGCGAGAGGTGTCCGTCGACGACCGCGAGCGACGCACGGCGCGCCGGGGACGGTGACGGCCCGAACAGGTCCTGTGCCGCGCCTATCTGCCGGGCCGTGTCGGCGGCCCTCTCCGCCATGACGGCCACCCAGGCGATCTTGATGTGGGCATCCCCCCGCCGGGCGGCCGCCTCGGAACGCGCGGGTACCGGGGGCAGGGCGTCGGCCAGGGCCAGCGCGCCGTCCAGGTCACCGCCTTCGGCCAGGGCCACCGCCAGGGACTCGGTGACGGCGGCCAGATCACTCTCCGCCGCCAGGGAGCGGGCACGTTCCAGCAGCACCACGGCCGAGCCGTGCGAACCCGCGGCGAGCATCCGCCGTCCCGCCTCGGCGAACTGGCGGGCGGCGCCCGCACGGTTGCCCGCAGCGAGCTCCAGTGACGCCACCAGCTGGCGCCGGTCCTCGTCGAGCGGCTCCCCGGAGTGCTCCACGGCCGCGGCGGCACGCCGGGCGAGTGCGGCGCGCTCGGCCGGTGCGAGGGAGGAGACCAGCGCCTCCGCGGTCAGGGTGTGCCGGAAGGTGTAGCGGTCGGGGGCCGCTCCGTCGGGGGCGATCACCCCCGTCTCGACGGCGGACCTCAGGTGGGTGAACAGGGCCCGGTCCTCCAGCCCGGTGACGGTCTGCAGGACCGCCACGGAGAACTGGCTGCCGAGGGTGGCGGCCGTCAGCAGGAGGTCCCGCACCGGCTCGTCCATCCGGTCGAGCCGATGGGACCAGCTCCGCAGGATGCGTGACGGCAAGGACCCGTCCGGCTGTTCCGCCGCCTCCCAGCCGCCTTCGGTACGCCGCAGCCTGCCCGTGTCGAGCAGGTCGTCGAGCAGCACCTCGACCAGGTAGGGGTTGCCCGCCGCGCGTTCGACCAGACGCTGCTGGACCGCCGCGGGTATGTCCTCGGGCGGCGTCTCCAGGCAGGCGCCGGTCAGGGTCCGCACCTGCGCGTCACCGAGGCCCTCCAACTCCATCACCGTCGCGGTGTGACGCTGCTCGGCGGAGCGCACGAGGTCCAGCGCCGTCCCCGGGTGGGGGCGCAGGGTGCCCAGCAGCAGGACGGGCAGGTCCGCCAGGTTGTCGATGACGTACTCGACGACCGCGACGGTCTCCGTGTCGCAGTCGTGCAGGTCCTCCAGCAGCACCACGCAGCCGGTGTCGCGACCCAGGACCGACAGCAGCCGCAGCAGGGCCTCGGCCAGTTCGACCACGGTCTCCGTGTAGCCGGCGGACTCCCCGTCCCGCCACTCCGGCACCAGCCTGGCCAACGCCGGGTGGTACGGGACCAGTTCCGGGTCCGTCGGCGTGCCCGCGGCCCGGAAGTGGGACGACAGGGCCTCCACCAGCGGGCGGAACGGCACGACCAGACCGGTGGAGCCCGCCCGTCCACGCAGCACCGGCATGCCCAGTGCATAGGCCCGGTAGGCGCATTCGCCCACCAGCCGGGACTTGCCGATCCCCGCTTCACCGACGAGGAACAGCGCGCGCCCCGAACGCCGGCGTGCGGCGTCCAGGGCGCTGCTCAGCAGGCCGATCTCCTCGTCACGCCCGACGGTGACCGGCGAATTCGCACGCATGGCCGCAGGCTACTGGAGCCGTACAGAGTGCGGCAGTAGGCACATTCCCGCTCAGGACGGTGCGCCCCGGTGGGAATGGGTCACATCGGGACCGTGAAGGTGGTCCAGGGCAGGTCGGGGCCGACCGGGTCCCCGTCCGTGGCACTGAGAAGCCTGCTGCGCAGGCCCAGCCCGCCGCGGTTGCCGAGCGAGATGCGGCCGGCGGGGTGCTCGGTGGCGCCCTCGTGCGCCGTGGCGACGTCCGTGTACCCGGCCGAATCGCTGATCTGCGTCATCTCTGCCTCATCTACTGGTCGTTGGTCGACAACGTCATGGGTGCGGTGGACCGGTCGGCCCCCGCGGAGTGGCGCATGAGCAGAGCCGGGCCGATCCGGTCGGGGAACCCGGCTCGCAGCAGCCCGTGTCCGATGCCCGACAGGCCGGTGAGCAGCCCGGGGTGGGGTACGTGTCCTGGCGTCCCGCAGTGCGCCTGCGCGCGGTCGGCGGCGGCCAGCAGGGTGCCGGTCCGGCGCAGCCAGTGGGGGCGCAGGTGGGGCAGGGCGCCGTGGCCGAGCAGTTCCAGCACGCCCAGCTCGCCGTGGCAGAGGCTGTCGTCGCCGGGTGGCGCCTCCCGCGCCACGTCCCCGGCCCGTTCCGCCAGCCAGTCGCGGAGTTCGGGATCCGCCAGGGCTGCCGGGCTGTCCGCGACCGCGAGCGCCACGCCCGCCGTTCCCGCGCACCAGGCCCGGCCACCGCCGGTGCCGCGCGTGGCACCGCGCAGGGCATCCAGTCCGGCATTCCGGTAGCGCGGACCACCACCCGTCCCCGCGAACCGCAGCAGTGCCCAGCCGATGCCCGCGGCCCCCTCCGCGAAGCCCGCGTGCGCGGGAAGCGGCGCCGCCGCGATCCGTTCGGCGCACCGCTCGGCGCCCCGCCAGGCCTCCGCCCGGCCCGTGGTCCGGTGCACGGCGAGCAGCGACACCAGCCCGCCGGCGGTCCCGCCGCGTACCCCGAGGCCCTCCTCGGCCGCACTCGCGGCGCAGCTCAGCCGGGTGGCGGGGGCCGGCCCACTCGAGTACCCGCCGGTCGTCCAGGAGCGTGCCGACCTCGGCAAGGGCGTACGCGATGCCGCCGAGGCCCGAGAAGGCGCCGGAACCGACCGGGCCGAGGTCGTCACCACGCCGGTGCAGGGCGTCCAGGAGGCCCGGTACGGGTGCCAGCGCGGCACGGGCCGCGTCGGCGTACCGGGCGGCGCCGGTCAGTGACGCCAGCTGGGCGAGGAACAGCGCCGGCCCGGTGTAACCGCCCGCGAGATCGGCGGCGAGCGGCGTGAGACGCCAGTAGCGCTCACCGAGCAGCTCCAGGCCGATCCAGTTGGTGCGGCCCCCGCCGTGGTAGGCGAGCGAGACGAGCTGGTCGCCCACCGAGCGCGCGGCGGAGAGCAGGCGTTCCGGTTCCGGTGCGGTCGCCTCCGTCCGCGGCCTGGCGAACCCGGCGGGACGGTGCGGGAGTTCGGTCGAGGTGCTCACCATCGCGGTGCGGATGATCCGTTCCTGGTCCTGCCGGTCCACCGTGTCCAGGGCGCGGATCTTGGCCTCCGCCCGTGCCAGCCCCGTGGGTCCGGCGGGACCCGGCATCCTGCGCCCGTTGCCGCTCCACACGTCCGTGGCGTCCGGGCGGCCGGTGAACACCGGTACGTCGCCCTGCCACAGCTCCGCGATCTCCTCGTCCTCGAGACCGGCCAGCGCGGGGGTGCCGAGGACGTCGGTGCGCAGCAAGGCGAACACCTGCTGGCGTTCGCCGGCGTCACGCATCAGGTCGGGGTGGGTGGATTCGTGCAGCAGCGTGGCGTACGTCCAGGTCGGCCTGGGGACGAAGCGGATCTCGTCGTCCGCGAAGAGGCGCAACAGCCCCTTCGGGCCGAGCAGTTCGTCGCGCGAGCCGCTGACGGCCGTGTACGCGGCGCGGAAGCCGTCGCACAGTGCGTCGGTGAACCCGAAGGGATCGGCCCGTACCCCGCCGAGCGTGGGGCTGTTGGCCGAGGCGGTGAACCGCCCCGCGGTGCGCACCAGGTGCATGGTGTCGGTGCCCGCCGCCGCCCAGGAGGCTGTCTCCAGCGGCGACGAGGCCGCCCGGCCGCCGCCGACGGCGGACATGTCGAGCACGGTGGTGTCGCCGACCAGCAACTGCGGCAGCAGTCCGACGCGGTGGACCGAGGCGTGCAGGGCGCGGGTGGCCGGGTCGGCGGGCGGAGCCGGTGTCAGGGGCGGGTGGAACAGCGTCTCCACGTCGACCAGGACGGGGTGCGGCCCGCAGGCGATGAGGTTCTCGTGGTGCAGGTCCGTGCCGTCCAGGACGTGCAGCAGGGCCAGCAGGGCGCCCAGCCGCCGGTAGAAGAGGGTGGTCTCGGCCGTCGTGCGGCAGGGAGCGTCCTCGACGAACTCGGCCCATCCGTACGCCCCCCGGTCGAGGACCTGCGGGGCGCGCAGATCGGGCGTCCCGGTATGGGAGTTGAACCACCCGATCAGGGTGTCGAAGTGCCGGTGGGCGGCGAGCGGGCGCGGCTTGTATACCAGCCGGGAGCCGTCGGTGAAGCGCAGCAGCATCACCGACCGGCCCCCGCGATGACTGTCGCCGGTACCGGCCGTGACCCCGGTCAGGGCGTGCGGCCCGGGGCCGGCGGACCCTCCCGGGCCCCGGCCGCCCCCCAGCACCGCGGAGGAGCTCAGGAGCTCCTGGTCCGCCGCGAGCCTGCCGAGCATCTCGGCGAAGGCGTCGGCCGCGTTCATGGCCGCCTGTGCCAGCACCCTGGCGAGGACCGGATACGCGGTGACCAGGGAGGTGAGGCCGGCCCGGCTCGCGGTGAGCCGCAGGAAGTCCCGGAAGCGCGCACGCGGCCC from Streptomyces sp. B1I3 includes:
- a CDS encoding BTAD domain-containing putative transcriptional regulator, producing the protein MTRPPARPGPVGAVYFSLLGPLTAAVDGRPLPLGPRKQRLVLATLLSRPNTPVPVDVLTDVVWPEAPPRTARKNLQVYVSAARTLFAAVDGGDRDRVVHGCGGYRLRIEEGELDTLRFRALARAGRAAGERGDLRTAARLLREALDLWGERPPLHDLRDSAVVAEEAERLEARCLTVYEDWAEAETETGRAAVAVDGLRDLVERHPLRERLRAAWMNSLHQSGRQAEALEVYDDYRQLLSRELGLEPSPALAALYGRILGRGTPVRPAAPRKASRDVSLPADIRDFTGREDELARLLPVAGAPDGGVLVVTGPAGVGKSALAVRAAHLLTDGFPDGRVHVRVRRQDGTARGRTGMLDELLRLCGVETSGRPDAAEAETAWQDWLSRHRALLVLDDVVDEASVRGLLPRSGRCSVILTARGQLAGLAPVHRIALSPPEEAESSELLGKLIGVDRLRTDPAAALRIVRACGALPLAVVVGGMRLAVLRHLPLAEYAARIEDPWTALDELVAGDVSVRSRIAAGWQDLSARNRAALTRLADHTRDGGFTLERAMAALGLDERAAIRAVEALIDTGAVTSPPGEVTAHAALYEVPRLLGLYARESAGPGEDVATPAAPRRTALELLGRG
- the lanKC gene encoding class III lanthionine synthetase LanKC; the protein is MPGIQETQLYCLADRTYFDTPARLPDEESRYRLGTDPPPAGWRREAVGLWTSLVPEHTAPAEQGWKIHVSTVPGEAEATLRDTARICLRHGVPFKFLRSEQALSLMAGKYVNRSGAGKFIAVYPPDEAVFLTLADELSRALAGRSGPYVLSDLRIGDAPVYTRYGAFVPRWCDDAGGRRVLALRNPDGELVPDERGVVFRTPAWVEVPAALRPHLAARAAARDDSFPYTVTEALQFSNAGGIYLAVDRETGRRLVLREARPHCGLDGVGDDAVTRLHREHRALTALAGLDCVPEVYGVRTVWEHHFLIEEHIEGNTLLEEITARFALVRGAESADDLAPYVAWADATAGELSRALEAIHARGLRFGDLHPSNIIVRPDGRIALVDFEYATALDDEVTPLAGAPGLQAPPGTPGAEADAYALWATWLAMLMPVMEMAGLERAKALTLESWARRRYGLPAGAGPRRPGLLRGLDASRRREAEVAALFEGPEVDWAGIRTRLLAGIHAGATPGRADRLFPGGPDLFATGGTDLANGAAGVLYALHRVGAPVPEEWTDWLAAAALRRDPAGAGGLFDGLPGTALVLSLLGRGDQGRELWDRAMSAASPTASADLFTGRAGIALAALRMARAGGTAPDTRLVETALRTARDLDRLVRGEHVDGLRLPESAGLLRGLSGAALLHLELHTLTGEAWLRPAARAALEREAGHIVAMPDGTLQVRDGRRHLLYLSQGSAGAALVAQAYTARHEDPVLSALIPGVRKGCVMEFVREPGLFTGRTGLVATAGQLGPGSRTGAGVLASVRNLAWHLVADEDRLLVPGATLRRFSADLGTGAAGVLLGLHFLSGGEGGAGAGKDPAGLLELLTLGRGVPGPSAGAPRG
- a CDS encoding LuxR family transcriptional regulator translates to MRANSPVTVGRDEEIGLLSSALDAARRRSGRALFLVGEAGIGKSRLVGECAYRAYALGMPVLRGRAGSTGLVVPFRPLVEALSSHFRAAGTPTDPELVPYHPALARLVPEWRDGESAGYTETVVELAEALLRLLSVLGRDTGCVVLLEDLHDCDTETVAVVEYVIDNLADLPVLLLGTLRPHPGTALDLVRSAEQRHTATVMELEGLGDAQVRTLTGACLETPPEDIPAAVQQRLVERAAGNPYLVEVLLDDLLDTGRLRRTEGGWEAAEQPDGSLPSRILRSWSHRLDRMDEPVRDLLLTAATLGSQFSVAVLQTVTGLEDRALFTHLRSAVETGVIAPDGAAPDRYTFRHTLTAEALVSSLAPAERAALARRAAAAVEHSGEPLDEDRRQLVASLELAAGNRAGAARQFAEAGRRMLAAGSHGSAVVLLERARSLAAESDLAAVTESLAVALAEGGDLDGALALADALPPVPARSEAAARRGDAHIKIAWVAVMAERAADTARQIGAAQDLFGPSPSPARRASLAVVDGHLSLLPGEDRREPEAVEQAAREAAETAEAEGLPVVACQAWQLLALLSRERGFDAADACLERMLALSTEHSLPLWRVEALVRLGVNGFMRTGDASRLHSARAAAAELGSLLLAQTVDGLLAMNAVMCARWDEAEEITGRSVEASARIGNHGAHRYLLLAGAAAAAHRGRRRETDRALAAFRRAGGEQSALVPLRLGFCGAIGALLEEDRPRALADLDAVLAWERDHPSYYYLSGRYGLRPLLRVLAGEGARGEYEEVAGAPGAALAWNRQFLELAEAVLLGREGDRAGAARRMAAFHARSAAFPVARHLGLRLVADAALADGWGEPVLWLRTAEEYFYEAGVQPPAAACRAALRQAGVSVTQHRGGRDRIPPPLRTNGVTPREYEVFVLLADRPGNQQIAQRLSISPRTVEKHLASLLSKTGRANRTALCEFAAECVVDRP